The following proteins are co-located in the Tachysurus vachellii isolate PV-2020 chromosome 19, HZAU_Pvac_v1, whole genome shotgun sequence genome:
- the aar2 gene encoding protein AAR2 homolog, protein MSEAEMDPDVALGLFEEGATLVLLGVPEGTELGLDYKTWGVGPRFRGIKMIPPGIHFLHYSPANAKSQGGELGPKRGVFLSLKPREILLAHWDKDEEDLDFSVSENSEEVSRVRSSLRELDSYLGPYPYDTLRKWVSLTDKLSQDVASALQPLSGRVCAFSDVVPELQLTHTKDRTEQNLPRNDTECRSMKEGLDRLPRMKQREGTEFRFSHIPQQTYPPGATPAQITQCSMDLSYALNQLLENNYKEQPLNVLGELQFAFVCFLIGNVYEGFEHWKQLLLLLCRSEEAMRQRSDLYLGLISVLYHQLGEIPPDFFVDIVSQNNFLTSTLQDFFQFAGSPGVNTTLRKRAEKFKAHLTKKFRWDFEVDLDECAPVVVELPEGVTLD, encoded by the exons ATGTCTGAAGCTGAGATGGACCCAGATGTGGCATTAGGACTCTTTGAAGAAGGAGCCACTTTGGTTCTCCTCGGCGTTCCTGAAGGAACCGAGCTGGGTCTGGACTATAAGACCTGGGGGGTGGGTCCACGTTTCCGTGGCATTAAGATGATCCCTCCAGGAATCCACTTCCTCCATTATAGCCCAGCTAATGCTAAGAGTCAGGGCGGAGAACTGGGTCCTAAACGCGGCGTCTTCCTCTCGCTGAAGCCTCGCGAGATCCTTTTGGCTCACTGGGACAAAGACGAGGAGGATTTGGACTTTTCTGTGTCAGAGAATTCAGAAGAGGTTTCTCGTGTGCGCTCCAGCCTCCGTGAGCTCGATTCCTACCTGGGACCGTATCCATATGACACTCTGAGGAAGTGGGTGTCTCTGACGGATAAACTGAGCCAGGATGTAGCGAGCGCGCTGCAGCCTCTGAGCGGACGTGTGTGCGCCTTCAGCGACGTGGTTCCCGAACTGCAGCTGACACACACCAAAGACAGAACCGAGCAGAACCTCCCTCGGAACGACACGGAGTGCCGGAGCATGAAGGAAGGACTGGATAGACTTCCACGCATGAAGCAGAGGGAAGGAACGGAATTCCGTTTCTCTCACATCCCTCAGCAAACGTATCCTCCAGGAGCCACGCCCGCTCAGATCACACAGTGCAGCATGGACCTCAGCTACGCCCTCAACCAGCTGCTCGAGAACAACTACAAGGAACAGCCGCTCAACGTCCTCG gcgAGTTACAGTTTGCCTTTGTGTGTTTCCTCATTGGGAACGTGTATGAGGGGTTTGAACACTGGAAGCAGCTGCTGCTTCTCCTCTGCAGGAGTGAGGAGGCCATGAGACAGCGCTCTGATCTTTACCTGGGCCTCATCAGCGTCCTCTACCACCAGCTCGGTGAAATTCCTCCCGACTTCTTTGTTGACATCGTGTCTCAGAACAACTTCCTAACCTCCACGTTACAG GATTTCTTCCAGTTTGCAGGTTCTCCAGGTGTCAACACTACTCTCAGAAAAAGAGCGGAGAAGTTTAAAGCTCATCTGACCAAGAAGTTCCGCTGGGATTTCGAGGTAGACCTGGACGAGTGTGCGCCGGTGGTGGTGGAGCTTCCAGAAGGAGTCACGCTGGACTGA